One Mercurialis annua linkage group LG3, ddMerAnnu1.2, whole genome shotgun sequence DNA window includes the following coding sequences:
- the LOC126675358 gene encoding uncharacterized protein LOC126675358 yields MGSKKTTKLGKEEREGKKRKATSEERFFEVFEIILNYNGDFEWFGYFNEDVAVRKFHIEDIGLNSLDKWLLELKVQGLLMYYWRRAGMYTEELIPMENDDHVMDMALAGAQDGSVDVYVRKLSCDDVCNLRPVFGQTLFELKELEDGDDALELQAVAEAEPVQVLQIEGPGEPVEVLQIESPGEPVEVLQSEVVDEPEVVDEPLEKQQSGGSD; encoded by the exons ATGGGATCCAAAAAAACGACGAAATtgggaaaagaagaaagagaagggAAGAAACGAAAAG CTACTAGTGAAGAACGTTTTTTTGAGGTCTTTGAAATTATTCTTAACTACAATGGAGACtttgaatggtttggttattttaatgAGGATGTGGCTGTCAGAAAATTTCATATTGAGGATATAGGATTAAATAGTCTAGATAAGTGGTTACTTGAATTGAAGGTTCAGGGATTGCTAATGTATTATTGGAGGCGGGCTGGCATGTATACTGAAGAATTAATTCCTATGGAAAACGATGACCATGTCATGGACATGGCACTGGCTGGGGCACAAGATGGTAGTGTTGATGTGTATGTTAGGAAGTTAAGCTGTGATGACGTGTGCAACCTAAGGCCTGTATTTGGACAAACATTATTTGAGTTGAAAGAACTTGAAGATGGGGATGATGCATTGGAGCTGCAGGCTGTTGCTGAGGCTGAACCAGTGCAGGTGCTGCAGATTGAAGGTCCCGGTGAACCAGTGGAGGTGCTGCAGATTGAAAGTCCTGGTGAACCAGTGGAGGTGCTGCAAAGTGAAGTTGTTGATGAACCTGAAGTTGTTGATGAACCCCTGGAGAAGCAGCAGTCTGGTGGTTCAGACTGA